One segment of Paraburkholderia bonniea DNA contains the following:
- a CDS encoding RNA polymerase factor sigma-54, translated as MKASLQLRLSQHLALTPQLQQSIRLLQLSTLELQQEVATAIAQNPLLENEDDWIASPLRVAADGSLITQTRNSTQSETSAHSPSTSATGTEREPSEPQGVDEYNGLAADSADASQWNLDDYGRSGNASADDDLPPLQVHESGTSLRDHLLAQLCVTQASPRDRALVTFLIESLDDDGYLTATLEEIQADLPEELEVDADELKTALSLLHSFDPVGVGARSAAECLRLQLLRLDTSPTRTLALEIVDHHLELLAARDFIRLRKHLKASDDELRDAHALIRSLEPFPGAMYGKTEADYVVPDVLVHKTAQGWRAELNPEVMPKLRINNLYANILRNNRSDPGSGSLRQQLQEARWLIKNIQQRFDTILRVAQAIVERQKSFFMHGEIAMRPLVLREIADTLGLHESTVSRVTTGKYLLTPFGTLEFKYFFGSHVSTDTGGAASSTAIRALIKQLIGAENPTTPLSDSRIAELLAEQGFVVARRTVAKYRETLKIPAVSLRKSL; from the coding sequence ATGAAAGCTAGCCTCCAACTCCGCCTCTCCCAGCATCTTGCGCTGACTCCCCAACTGCAGCAGTCCATTCGGCTGCTGCAGTTGTCTACGCTTGAACTTCAGCAAGAAGTCGCCACGGCGATTGCACAAAACCCCCTGCTTGAAAACGAAGACGACTGGATCGCCAGTCCATTGCGCGTGGCAGCAGACGGCTCGCTCATCACCCAGACACGCAATAGCACCCAGTCCGAAACCAGCGCTCACTCGCCATCAACCTCTGCCACCGGCACCGAACGCGAACCCAGCGAGCCGCAAGGCGTTGACGAATACAACGGTCTTGCTGCCGACAGCGCGGATGCCAGCCAATGGAATCTCGACGACTACGGCCGCTCTGGCAACGCATCCGCCGATGACGACCTGCCACCGCTTCAGGTGCACGAATCCGGCACATCGTTGCGCGATCATCTGCTCGCGCAACTGTGCGTGACCCAGGCCAGCCCGCGCGACCGGGCGCTCGTCACCTTCCTGATCGAATCGCTCGATGACGATGGCTATCTCACCGCGACACTCGAAGAAATCCAGGCAGATTTGCCTGAAGAACTTGAAGTCGATGCGGATGAACTAAAAACTGCACTCTCATTACTGCACAGCTTTGATCCTGTGGGAGTGGGCGCACGCTCTGCGGCAGAGTGCCTCCGGCTGCAATTGCTCCGGCTGGACACATCGCCCACCCGCACACTTGCGCTCGAAATTGTCGACCACCATTTAGAGTTGCTTGCGGCACGCGACTTCATCCGGCTGCGCAAACACCTGAAAGCCAGCGACGACGAACTGCGTGACGCACATGCGCTGATCCGCTCGCTTGAACCCTTTCCTGGTGCGATGTATGGCAAGACCGAAGCAGACTACGTCGTGCCTGATGTGCTGGTACACAAAACGGCTCAAGGATGGCGTGCGGAACTCAATCCAGAGGTCATGCCGAAACTGCGCATCAATAATCTGTACGCCAATATTCTGCGCAACAACCGCAGCGATCCTGGCAGCGGCTCGCTGCGCCAGCAGCTTCAGGAAGCCCGCTGGCTCATCAAGAATATCCAGCAAAGATTCGACACTATTCTGCGTGTAGCGCAAGCCATTGTTGAACGCCAGAAGAGCTTTTTCATGCACGGTGAAATTGCCATGCGGCCCTTGGTTTTGCGAGAAATTGCTGATACGCTGGGGCTACACGAGTCGACGGTCTCGCGTGTCACTACAGGCAAGTACTTGCTTACTCCTTTCGGCACACTTGAGTTCAAGTACTTCTTCGGATCACACGTTTCGACCGACACCGGGGGCGCAGCGTCTTCCACAGCCATACGCGCACTCATCAAGCAACTGATAGGAGCGGAAAACCCCACCACCCCTCTTTCAGACAGCCGCATAGCCGAACTGCTGGCAGAACAGGGTTTCGTCGTTGCCCGACGCACTGTGGCCAAATACCGCGAAACCCTCAAAATCCCAGCCGTCAGCCTGCGCAAATCTCTGTAG
- the hpf gene encoding ribosome hibernation-promoting factor, HPF/YfiA family — MNLQISGHHLEVTPALREYVIAKLDRVLRHFDQVIDGSVVLSVDNHKEKEKRQKVEVNLHLKGKDIFVESAEGDMYAAIDLVIDKLDRQVIRHKDRLQGHQHEAIKHQPLAPQIETPPQ; from the coding sequence ATGAATCTGCAGATCAGTGGACACCATCTCGAAGTAACGCCTGCGTTGCGCGAATACGTGATCGCCAAGCTGGACAGAGTGCTAAGGCACTTCGATCAGGTGATCGATGGCAGTGTGGTCCTCTCGGTCGACAATCATAAGGAAAAGGAAAAAAGGCAGAAGGTTGAAGTCAATCTTCATCTGAAAGGCAAGGATATTTTTGTCGAAAGCGCCGAGGGCGACATGTACGCGGCAATTGACTTGGTCATCGACAAACTTGACCGGCAAGTGATTCGTCACAAAGACCGGCTGCAAGGCCATCAACATGAAGCGATCAAGCACCAGCCGCTGGCCCCGCAGATCGAAACTCCACCGCAGTAA
- a CDS encoding PTS sugar transporter subunit IIA, whose protein sequence is MERHSNPTERKTQASFSPANMNRLAKFLPLENVLVGLSVTSKKRVFEQAGLIFENQNGIARSTVTDNLFARERLGSTGLGEGVAIPHGRIKGLKHPLAAFVRLDAPIPFESPDGQPVSLLIFLLVPEQSTQQHLEILSEIAQLLSDRDTREHLQTEENRETLHRLLTQWQP, encoded by the coding sequence ATGGAACGCCACTCAAATCCCACCGAGAGGAAGACTCAGGCCTCGTTCTCGCCTGCCAACATGAATCGTTTAGCCAAATTTCTTCCCCTTGAAAACGTCCTCGTTGGGCTATCAGTCACCAGCAAGAAACGCGTCTTCGAGCAAGCAGGCCTGATTTTCGAAAATCAGAACGGTATCGCCCGCAGCACGGTCACTGACAATCTCTTTGCGCGTGAGCGCCTCGGATCAACAGGGCTCGGCGAAGGTGTTGCCATTCCGCATGGCCGGATCAAAGGGCTAAAACATCCACTCGCGGCATTTGTCCGTCTCGATGCCCCCATCCCGTTCGAGTCGCCCGATGGCCAGCCCGTCTCTCTCCTGATTTTTCTGCTCGTCCCTGAGCAATCCACGCAGCAGCACCTTGAAATTCTGTCTGAGATAGCCCAGTTGCTATCCGACCGGGACACGCGTGAGCATCTGCAAACAGAAGAAAACCGCGAAACCTTGCATCGCCTGCTCACACAATGGCAACCCTGA
- the hprK gene encoding HPr(Ser) kinase/phosphatase has translation MDTSSINAQSIFDDNASTLKLSWLTGHEGWERGFSAETVANATSSADLVGHLNLIHPNRIQVLGEAEIDYYQRQSEEDRSRHMAELIALEPPFLVVAGGVTTPPELVLRCTRSSTPLFTTPMSAAAVIDSLRLYMSRILAPRATLHGVFLDILGMGVLLTGDSGLGKSELGLELISRGHGLVADDAVDFVRLGPDFVDGRCPPLLQNLLEVRGLGLLDIKTIFGETAVRRKMKLKLIVQLVRRPDGEFQRLPLESQTVDVLGLPISKVTIQVAAGRNLAVLVEAAVRNTILQLRGIDTLRDFMDRQRLAMQDPDSQFPGKLI, from the coding sequence ATGGATACGTCCAGCATCAACGCCCAAAGCATTTTCGACGACAACGCCTCCACCCTAAAGCTCAGCTGGCTGACTGGGCATGAAGGCTGGGAACGTGGCTTTTCAGCGGAAACCGTCGCCAATGCAACGTCAAGTGCCGATCTCGTCGGCCACCTGAACCTGATTCACCCCAACCGTATTCAGGTATTGGGTGAAGCCGAAATCGACTACTACCAGCGTCAATCCGAAGAAGACCGCTCACGCCATATGGCCGAGCTGATCGCACTTGAGCCACCGTTTCTGGTGGTAGCCGGTGGCGTCACCACACCGCCTGAACTGGTGCTGCGTTGCACTCGCTCATCCACCCCGCTCTTTACCACGCCGATGTCCGCGGCAGCAGTAATCGACAGCCTGCGGCTTTATATGTCCCGCATTCTGGCACCACGCGCCACGCTACACGGCGTGTTTCTCGACATTCTGGGAATGGGCGTGCTGCTGACAGGCGACTCCGGCCTCGGCAAAAGTGAACTAGGGCTGGAGTTAATCAGTCGTGGCCACGGGCTCGTCGCCGACGACGCCGTCGATTTCGTGCGCTTAGGGCCCGATTTTGTCGATGGCCGCTGCCCGCCGCTGCTGCAAAACCTGCTCGAAGTGCGCGGCTTGGGGCTACTCGACATCAAGACGATCTTCGGCGAAACCGCCGTGCGTCGCAAAATGAAACTGAAACTGATCGTGCAGCTCGTCCGCCGCCCGGACGGCGAATTTCAGCGCTTGCCTCTGGAAAGCCAGACAGTCGATGTACTCGGCTTGCCAATTAGCAAGGTAACGATCCAGGTCGCGGCCGGGCGCAATCTCGCAGTGCTAGTCGAGGCCGCAGTCCGCAATACCATCCTGCAGTTGCGCGGCATCGACACCTTGCGCGACTTCATGGATCGCCAGCGCCTTGCAATGCAAGATCCTGACAGCCAGTTTCCGGGCAAGCTCATTTGA
- the rapZ gene encoding RNase adapter RapZ: MRIILITGISGSGKSVALNALEDAGYYCVDNLPPRFLPQLATYLADAGQERLAVAIDARSSASLDEMPAMIRDLSGRHDVRVLFLNASTQSLIQRFSETRRRHPLSGSTAHDADVGLLTTLEEAINRERELVAGLAEFGHQIDTSNLRASVLRAWVRRFIEQERNGLALMFESFGFKRGVPLDADFVFDVRTLPNPYYDHELRPLTGRDQPVIDFLDAQPVVHEMTGDIQAFLVKWLPHFRDDNRSYLTVAIGCTGGQHRSVFIAETLAARLADQVNVIVRHRDAPLDINETSKPPT; the protein is encoded by the coding sequence ATGCGCATTATTCTGATCACCGGCATTTCCGGCTCGGGCAAATCCGTCGCACTCAATGCGCTCGAAGATGCGGGCTATTACTGCGTCGACAATTTACCCCCGCGCTTTCTGCCTCAACTCGCCACCTATCTCGCTGACGCGGGGCAAGAACGCCTCGCCGTCGCAATCGACGCCCGCTCAAGCGCCTCCCTCGACGAAATGCCCGCGATGATCCGCGATCTTTCGGGCAGGCATGATGTCCGCGTGCTGTTTTTAAACGCCAGCACACAATCGCTGATTCAACGTTTCTCTGAAACACGCCGACGCCATCCACTCTCAGGTTCGACCGCGCACGACGCTGATGTTGGCCTGCTCACCACCCTCGAAGAAGCCATCAACCGTGAACGAGAACTGGTCGCGGGCCTGGCTGAGTTTGGCCATCAAATCGACACCAGCAACTTGCGGGCAAGCGTATTGCGGGCTTGGGTCAGGCGTTTCATTGAACAGGAGCGCAACGGCCTCGCGTTGATGTTCGAATCGTTCGGTTTCAAACGAGGCGTGCCGCTCGACGCTGATTTTGTCTTCGACGTCCGCACGCTCCCCAATCCGTATTACGACCACGAACTACGGCCACTCACCGGGCGCGACCAGCCCGTTATCGACTTCCTCGATGCGCAGCCTGTCGTGCATGAAATGACCGGTGATATTCAGGCTTTCCTCGTCAAATGGCTGCCGCATTTCCGCGACGATAACCGTAGCTATCTGACGGTTGCAATTGGCTGTACCGGTGGCCAGCATCGCTCGGTGTTTATCGCCGAGACACTTGCCGCACGCCTTGCGGACCAGGTCAATGTGATAGTGCGGCACCGCGATGCCCCACTCGACATCAACGAAACGTCAAAACCGCCCACCTGA
- a CDS encoding LON peptidase substrate-binding domain-containing protein, giving the protein MFSASSVLADVPLFLLQTALFPDGLLPLKVFEARYMDMVRRCLREKMPFGVCLLKSGNEIAQPGEPAVPETIGCLAEIELCDVETVGVLLIHTRGTRRFRLLSHRTEADGLLVGMAEPLGDDAPLEDSVHLAKFGACAEVLERIIAALRTHDPERLPFAEPFRLDDPSWVSNRLAEILPVTPRARQKLMELQDAGVRIELVHHYMQKHQLL; this is encoded by the coding sequence ATGTTCTCTGCTTCTTCTGTTCTAGCTGACGTACCGCTCTTTCTGCTACAGACGGCGCTGTTCCCTGATGGCCTGCTTCCGCTCAAGGTATTCGAAGCGCGATACATGGACATGGTGCGCCGATGTCTGCGTGAAAAAATGCCGTTCGGCGTCTGCCTGCTGAAGAGCGGCAACGAAATTGCACAGCCCGGTGAGCCCGCCGTTCCGGAAACCATTGGCTGTCTCGCGGAAATCGAGTTGTGTGACGTCGAAACAGTAGGCGTGCTGCTCATCCACACGCGCGGCACACGGCGTTTCCGGCTGCTATCGCACCGCACCGAAGCAGACGGCTTGCTGGTCGGAATGGCTGAACCGCTAGGTGACGACGCCCCGCTCGAAGACAGCGTCCATCTCGCCAAATTCGGTGCCTGTGCGGAAGTACTCGAACGCATCATTGCAGCGCTTCGCACCCACGACCCAGAGCGCCTGCCATTTGCTGAACCCTTCCGCCTCGATGACCCATCATGGGTATCAAATCGTCTTGCAGAAATTCTGCCGGTAACGCCACGTGCCCGGCAAAAATTGATGGAACTGCAAGACGCAGGCGTCCGCATCGAACTAGTGCACCACTACATGCAAAAACATCAACTGCTCTGA
- the mutY gene encoding A/G-specific adenine glycosylase: MLSSSSASLVTHFSPRLVAWQREYGRHDLPWQNTRDAYRIWLSEIMLQQTQVATVMPYYARFLARFPDVEALAAAPLDDVMALWAGLGYYSRARNLHRCAQAVVEQHGGTFPESVEALTQLPGIGRSTAAAIASFAFGARATILDGNVKRVLTRVFGVEGFPGEKRVENALWLLAESLLPAASAPADVSAYTQGLMDLGATLCVRGKPDCGRCPFAGDCVAHASGRQRELPASKPKKAVPTRRTWMLVLRDGDTVMLEKRPPSGIWGGLWSLPEAADEVALAERAQAFGAQAGVVALGSLSHTFTHFKLDIEPRMAELDRFAGLHPELADEATAWVALRDLDAYGVPAPVRKLLDGLQGTLL, encoded by the coding sequence ATGCTCTCTTCTTCCTCTGCATCATTAGTTACCCATTTTTCTCCACGGCTGGTGGCCTGGCAGCGCGAGTATGGCCGTCACGACCTGCCGTGGCAAAACACACGCGACGCTTACCGTATCTGGCTGTCGGAGATCATGTTGCAGCAGACCCAGGTTGCTACCGTGATGCCGTATTACGCGCGTTTTCTGGCGCGTTTTCCTGACGTCGAAGCGCTGGCGGCCGCGCCGCTTGATGACGTGATGGCGTTGTGGGCTGGACTGGGCTATTACTCCCGTGCGCGTAATTTGCATCGCTGCGCCCAGGCCGTGGTTGAGCAGCATGGCGGCACTTTTCCCGAGTCAGTCGAAGCGTTGACGCAACTTCCCGGCATTGGCCGTTCAACCGCTGCCGCGATCGCATCGTTTGCGTTCGGGGCGCGTGCGACGATTCTCGATGGCAACGTCAAGCGTGTGTTGACGCGGGTGTTCGGTGTGGAGGGTTTCCCTGGCGAGAAGCGGGTTGAAAATGCGCTGTGGCTTCTGGCGGAATCGTTGTTACCTGCTGCGTCCGCGCCGGCTGACGTCAGCGCCTACACCCAAGGGTTGATGGATCTTGGGGCCACGCTTTGCGTGCGAGGCAAGCCCGATTGCGGACGCTGCCCGTTTGCGGGCGATTGCGTGGCGCATGCCAGTGGCCGTCAACGCGAGCTACCCGCATCCAAGCCTAAAAAAGCCGTGCCGACACGTCGTACCTGGATGCTGGTGCTACGTGATGGCGATACGGTGATGCTGGAAAAACGACCGCCTTCCGGGATCTGGGGTGGGCTTTGGAGCTTGCCGGAAGCCGCCGATGAGGTTGCGCTGGCAGAGCGGGCTCAAGCTTTTGGCGCACAGGCTGGGGTGGTCGCGCTGGGTTCGCTGAGCCATACCTTCACCCATTTCAAGCTGGATATCGAACCGCGCATGGCTGAGCTGGATCGCTTCGCTGGCCTGCATCCTGAACTGGCGGACGAAGCAACTGCATGGGTTGCGTTACGTGATCTTGATGCTTACGGGGTGCCCGCACCAGTGCGCAAGTTACTCGACGGGTTACAGGGAACTTTGCTGTGA
- the mutM gene encoding bifunctional DNA-formamidopyrimidine glycosylase/DNA-(apurinic or apyrimidinic site) lyase, with product MPELPEVEVTRRGIEPHVAGHRIQRVEVRIPALRWPIPPDFADILRGRLIHRVERRGKYLLFEIDSGWFIVHLGMTGTLRILHGSSPPAAERHDHLDWLFDDYTLRYRDPRRFGAVLWHAREDGAVLTHPLLARLGVEPFSPAFSGALMYAQTRGRTMSVKQVLLAGGLVVGVGNIYASESLFRAGIRPATLAGKVSLARYERLADAVRVTLAAAIEKGGSTLRDFVGSDGASGYFQLDYFVYDRAGLPCRICGTTVRQIVQGQRSTYFCPTCQR from the coding sequence ATGCCAGAGTTACCAGAAGTTGAAGTTACCCGCCGGGGAATCGAGCCGCATGTTGCCGGGCATCGAATTCAACGTGTCGAGGTGCGTATTCCTGCGTTGCGCTGGCCGATTCCGCCTGATTTTGCTGACATTCTGCGTGGCCGGCTGATTCATCGGGTGGAGCGGCGCGGCAAATACCTGCTGTTTGAAATCGACTCGGGCTGGTTTATCGTGCACCTCGGTATGACCGGGACGTTGCGCATACTGCATGGGAGCTCGCCACCTGCGGCTGAGCGTCACGACCACCTCGACTGGCTGTTTGACGATTACACGCTGCGTTATCGTGATCCGCGTCGCTTTGGTGCTGTGCTGTGGCACGCCCGTGAGGATGGCGCGGTGCTCACGCATCCTCTGCTTGCCAGGCTGGGTGTCGAACCATTCTCGCCAGCGTTTTCCGGGGCGCTGATGTATGCCCAGACCCGTGGACGAACGATGTCAGTCAAGCAGGTGTTACTGGCGGGCGGGCTGGTGGTCGGGGTGGGCAACATCTATGCTTCCGAGAGCCTTTTTCGTGCCGGTATCCGGCCAGCGACACTCGCTGGAAAGGTTTCGCTGGCACGTTATGAGCGTCTCGCCGACGCTGTGCGCGTGACGCTGGCCGCCGCAATCGAAAAAGGCGGTAGCACGTTGCGTGATTTTGTTGGCAGTGATGGCGCGAGCGGCTATTTTCAGCTCGACTATTTTGTCTATGATCGCGCGGGGTTGCCTTGCCGCATCTGCGGCACAACGGTGCGTCAGATCGTCCAGGGGCAGCGTTCAACCTATTTTTGTCCCACCTGCCAGCGTTGA
- a CDS encoding tetratricopeptide repeat protein, which yields MNLSFVKLLTQRATCVPHTLSARRMLSAFVLAAWSLASMPSYAQDSSPDSDDTSAAVAEGSGVLSTGEEKNLPDIPLSGQIVFQVLAAEVALQRDQPAPAYQTYLALARDTHDPRMAQRATEIALLAQSPSDALAATQLWQQYAPDSDRATQIYASLLVLSGKPDDAAPTLARELAKAPAASRGNAILAMQQLLSRGPNHIGGLHVLQDLLKNDMGRPEAQIAIARQQLASDDEPGARKSLEQALALKADYLPAAVMLSQMGPEARKEGTAALEAYVSKNPKSRDGRLALAQIYLSGDRLSDAQKQFEAMHKNNGDDLTALMALALIKIQQRNYPDAQAYLKQYAQKAEKLPNADPGQAYLYLAQLAAEQKDDAAASEWLNKISPSSPQYIPAQITRAQQLVEQNKPDDARKLLASLQAQNPRDQTLIARTDAAILFDTKQYPEAEKRLAQATADFPNDPDLAYDYAMAAEKTGHYTTMEAQLRKLIRTQPGNPQAYNALGYSLADRNVRLAEASELIAKAALLAPDDAFIMDSDGWVKFRQGDLTGAIKVLRKAYGTRPNAEIGAHLGEVLWKTGAKEDALAVWREAHKIEPDNDTLVKTLQRFQVKDL from the coding sequence ATGAACTTGTCCTTCGTGAAGCTGCTTACGCAGCGTGCTACCTGTGTGCCACACACCCTTTCTGCGCGCCGGATGCTCAGCGCTTTTGTGCTTGCAGCATGGTCGCTGGCCAGTATGCCCAGCTATGCTCAGGATTCTTCACCGGATAGCGACGACACATCCGCCGCCGTGGCAGAGGGCTCTGGCGTGCTGTCAACCGGCGAAGAAAAAAATCTGCCTGATATCCCGCTATCAGGCCAAATCGTGTTTCAGGTACTCGCCGCTGAAGTAGCGCTACAGCGTGACCAACCCGCCCCCGCCTACCAAACCTACCTCGCGCTCGCGCGTGACACGCACGATCCGCGCATGGCGCAACGCGCAACCGAAATCGCACTGCTCGCACAAAGCCCATCAGATGCGCTCGCGGCCACCCAGCTATGGCAGCAATACGCACCTGATTCAGACCGCGCCACCCAAATCTACGCGTCACTGCTAGTGCTATCCGGCAAACCCGATGATGCCGCTCCGACACTCGCCCGCGAACTGGCCAAGGCCCCGGCCGCCAGCCGCGGCAATGCAATTCTGGCGATGCAGCAACTGCTTTCGCGCGGGCCAAATCACATCGGCGGGCTGCATGTGCTGCAGGATCTGCTGAAAAATGACATGGGCCGCCCGGAAGCCCAGATAGCCATTGCGCGCCAGCAGCTTGCCTCCGACGACGAGCCTGGCGCACGCAAGTCACTCGAACAAGCGCTTGCGCTCAAAGCCGACTATCTGCCCGCTGCGGTCATGCTGTCGCAAATGGGCCCTGAGGCACGCAAGGAAGGCACTGCGGCGCTTGAAGCCTACGTCAGCAAAAACCCCAAATCGCGCGATGGCCGGCTGGCGCTAGCGCAAATTTACCTCTCAGGCGACCGCCTGAGCGACGCTCAAAAGCAGTTCGAGGCCATGCACAAGAACAACGGTGACGACCTCACCGCACTCATGGCACTCGCGCTCATCAAAATTCAGCAACGGAATTATCCGGATGCCCAGGCCTATCTAAAGCAGTACGCACAAAAAGCTGAAAAACTGCCCAATGCTGACCCGGGTCAGGCATATCTCTACCTGGCACAGCTCGCGGCCGAACAAAAAGATGACGCAGCGGCCAGCGAGTGGCTCAACAAAATTTCGCCATCAAGCCCGCAATACATCCCGGCACAAATCACACGCGCCCAGCAATTGGTAGAGCAAAACAAACCGGATGACGCCCGCAAGCTCCTTGCGAGCCTCCAGGCACAGAATCCGCGTGACCAGACGCTGATTGCCCGCACCGACGCCGCCATCCTGTTCGATACAAAGCAATACCCGGAGGCAGAAAAACGCCTTGCCCAGGCCACGGCTGATTTCCCGAACGATCCCGACCTCGCTTACGACTACGCGATGGCCGCCGAAAAAACCGGCCACTACACCACGATGGAAGCGCAGTTGCGCAAGCTGATCCGTACTCAGCCGGGCAATCCACAGGCGTACAACGCATTAGGTTACTCGCTGGCCGATCGCAACGTGCGCCTTGCCGAAGCCAGTGAACTGATAGCCAAAGCGGCCCTGCTGGCCCCGGACGATGCGTTCATCATGGATAGCGACGGCTGGGTCAAGTTCCGGCAAGGCGATCTGACTGGTGCCATCAAGGTGCTGCGCAAAGCGTATGGCACGCGGCCAAATGCAGAAATAGGCGCGCACCTGGGCGAAGTTCTCTGGAAAACCGGGGCAAAAGAAGACGCCCTTGCTGTCTGGCGCGAAGCCCACAAGATCGAGCCCGATAACGACACGTTGGTCAAAACGCTCCAGCGCTTTCAGGTGAAAGATCTTTGA
- the lolB gene encoding lipoprotein insertase outer membrane protein LolB yields the protein MRLSRCAGALRRVRAFRLTRAGITATAVIALAGCTSFRSQEPTAADAASTIATQTNNARHGRFAVQYVDQNGQQRNAYGNFDWQETDATVTLQLRSPLGQTLAIVTSSPASATLELPNRQPLTASNVAELMENALGFALPVEGLRYWLQPAPAPTSRARTEMDPHQQGHIRQISQDGWTIDYLAYADAPTTRVKRINLSRQDPPLAIKLVLDQ from the coding sequence ATGCGCCTGTCTCGCTGTGCTGGCGCGTTGCGCCGGGTTCGTGCATTCCGGCTAACCCGCGCAGGAATAACGGCAACGGCCGTTATCGCGCTGGCAGGCTGCACCTCATTCAGGTCGCAAGAGCCCACCGCCGCAGACGCGGCCAGCACCATTGCCACACAGACAAACAACGCCCGTCACGGGCGTTTTGCGGTTCAGTACGTTGACCAGAACGGCCAGCAACGTAACGCCTATGGCAATTTCGACTGGCAAGAAACGGACGCAACCGTGACGCTACAGCTCCGCAGCCCGCTCGGACAAACACTGGCCATTGTCACGTCCTCGCCCGCTTCCGCCACGCTTGAGCTGCCCAACCGCCAGCCACTCACCGCAAGCAATGTTGCAGAACTCATGGAAAACGCGCTGGGCTTTGCCTTGCCCGTTGAAGGATTGCGTTACTGGCTGCAACCAGCTCCCGCGCCCACCTCAAGGGCCAGAACCGAAATGGACCCGCACCAGCAGGGGCACATCCGGCAAATCAGCCAGGATGGCTGGACCATCGACTACCTTGCCTACGCTGACGCGCCCACCACTCGCGTGAAACGAATCAACCTGTCGCGCCAGGACCCACCGCTGGCGATCAAACTTGTTCTGGACCAGTAA
- the ispE gene encoding 4-(cytidine 5'-diphospho)-2-C-methyl-D-erythritol kinase, whose amino-acid sequence MTETPHSLRDCPAPAKLNLFLHITGRRPDGYHALQTVFQLLDWGDTLHFTRRHDGRITRRTDVPGVTAEQDLTVRAAALLKQHTGTTAGVEIEIDKRLPMGAGLGGGSSDAATTLLALNRLWQLDLPREVLQMLALKLGADVPFFIFGKNAFAEGVGEALQAVQLPPRYFLVVTPKVHVPTAAIFSEKSLTRDTKPIRITDFLGQQSFSSAWPDQFGHNDMQRVVAEKYAEVAQGLQWFDQVAPAAPARMTGSGASIFATYRSFDEAKLVQSRLPADWQSTVTASLDTHPLFAFAA is encoded by the coding sequence ATGACCGAGACTCCGCACTCATTACGCGATTGCCCCGCGCCGGCAAAGCTCAATCTCTTTTTGCATATCACTGGACGCCGGCCGGATGGTTACCACGCACTGCAAACCGTTTTCCAGCTCCTCGACTGGGGCGACACGCTGCACTTCACCCGGCGCCATGATGGCCGCATTACACGTCGCACTGACGTGCCAGGCGTTACCGCTGAACAAGATCTGACCGTGCGTGCCGCGGCCTTGCTGAAACAGCACACAGGAACCACCGCGGGCGTCGAAATCGAAATCGACAAGCGCCTCCCGATGGGCGCGGGCCTTGGCGGTGGCAGCTCCGATGCAGCGACCACCCTGCTGGCATTGAACCGCCTATGGCAACTAGACCTGCCTCGAGAAGTGCTGCAAATGCTGGCGCTCAAACTGGGCGCCGACGTGCCATTTTTTATTTTTGGAAAAAATGCGTTCGCAGAGGGTGTCGGAGAAGCGCTGCAAGCGGTACAATTGCCGCCGCGTTATTTCCTTGTGGTGACGCCAAAGGTTCATGTCCCAACCGCTGCAATTTTCTCCGAAAAATCGTTGACAAGGGACACAAAGCCCATCAGAATTACGGACTTTCTCGGGCAGCAAAGTTTCAGCTCAGCATGGCCAGATCAGTTTGGTCATAACGATATGCAGCGCGTTGTCGCGGAGAAATACGCGGAAGTGGCACAGGGTCTTCAGTGGTTCGACCAGGTTGCCCCAGCAGCACCAGCGCGAATGACCGGGTCCGGCGCAAGTATTTTTGCAACGTACCGCAGTTTTGACGAGGCAAAACTGGTTCAATCCAGGTTACCCGCAGACTGGCAAAGCACGGTCACAGCAAGTTTGGATACACATCCACTCTTTGCTTTCGCAGCATAG